One region of Paenibacillus polymyxa M1 genomic DNA includes:
- a CDS encoding glutamine--tRNA ligase/YqeY domain fusion protein: protein MEKPITPPNFIKNVIEEDLRTGKVKEVVTRFPPEPNGYLHIGHAKAIWINFSLGDEFGGRTNLRFDDTNPAKEDTEYVNSIQEDVKWLGYEWEEKHFASNYFEEMYKRAILLIQKGKAYVDDQSADQIRETRGTLTEPGQNSPYRDRSVEDNLKLFEEMRAGKYQNGEKVLRAKIDMASPNINLRDPVIYRISHTAHHNTGDTWCIYPMYSYAHPLEDAIEGVTHSLCSLEFEDQRPLYDWVVAECEMENVPHQYEFGRLNLAQTVTSKRKLKLLVDEKHVDGWDDPRMPTISGLRRRGYTPEAIRSFVYETGISKAYGVIDLQVLEHFAREDLKLKAPRTMAVIDPLKVVITNYPEGQVEMLEAENNTENPELGTRQIPFSREIYIEREDFMENPPSKYFRLFPGNEVRLKHAYFIKCNDVIKDAEGNVTEIHCTYDIETKSGSGFTGRKVKGTIHWVEATQAVPAEFRLYEPLINAEEPEVLEEDGSEKTFLDQLNPNSLEIAHGYVERNMKEAQSQDKFQFFRHGYFSVDPKLSKPGEPVFNRVVSLKSSFQLPKQ from the coding sequence GTGGAGAAGCCGATTACTCCCCCCAATTTTATTAAAAATGTTATTGAAGAGGATTTACGTACGGGTAAGGTAAAGGAAGTTGTTACACGCTTTCCACCTGAACCAAACGGATATTTGCATATTGGACATGCTAAAGCCATCTGGATCAATTTCTCGTTGGGAGATGAATTCGGAGGACGCACGAACCTGCGTTTTGATGACACCAATCCGGCGAAGGAAGACACGGAATACGTGAACTCCATTCAGGAGGACGTGAAGTGGCTTGGTTATGAATGGGAGGAAAAACATTTTGCCTCCAATTACTTTGAAGAGATGTACAAGCGTGCTATCCTGCTGATTCAAAAGGGGAAAGCCTACGTAGATGACCAAAGCGCGGACCAAATTCGTGAAACACGCGGAACACTGACAGAACCGGGACAAAACAGCCCCTATCGGGATCGCAGCGTGGAAGACAATTTGAAGCTGTTTGAAGAGATGCGTGCAGGCAAATACCAGAATGGTGAAAAGGTGCTGCGTGCCAAGATTGATATGGCTTCGCCAAACATCAATTTGCGTGACCCGGTTATTTACCGCATTTCACACACAGCCCATCACAATACAGGCGATACCTGGTGCATCTATCCGATGTATTCCTATGCGCATCCGCTGGAAGATGCGATTGAGGGCGTAACGCATTCGCTTTGTTCGCTGGAGTTCGAAGATCAACGCCCACTGTACGATTGGGTTGTAGCTGAATGCGAGATGGAAAACGTACCTCATCAATATGAATTTGGACGGCTAAATCTAGCTCAAACGGTAACCAGCAAACGTAAGCTCAAGCTTCTGGTTGATGAAAAACACGTAGATGGCTGGGATGATCCGCGGATGCCGACCATTTCTGGTTTGCGTCGTCGCGGCTATACGCCAGAGGCCATTCGCAGTTTTGTATATGAAACAGGCATTTCCAAAGCCTACGGAGTCATTGATTTGCAGGTGCTGGAACATTTTGCACGTGAGGATCTGAAGCTTAAGGCACCCCGTACGATGGCAGTTATAGATCCGCTGAAAGTGGTTATTACGAACTATCCTGAAGGACAAGTGGAAATGCTGGAGGCGGAGAACAATACAGAAAATCCGGAGCTTGGAACACGCCAAATTCCGTTTTCTCGTGAAATTTATATCGAGCGTGAGGACTTCATGGAGAATCCACCGAGCAAATACTTCCGCTTGTTCCCTGGTAATGAGGTGCGTCTCAAACACGCCTACTTCATTAAATGCAACGATGTCATTAAGGATGCGGAAGGTAATGTAACGGAGATTCACTGTACCTATGATATAGAAACCAAGAGCGGATCAGGCTTTACGGGACGTAAAGTGAAAGGGACAATCCATTGGGTAGAGGCTACTCAGGCTGTTCCGGCCGAATTCCGTTTGTATGAGCCATTGATTAACGCAGAGGAACCAGAGGTGCTGGAAGAGGATGGATCGGAAAAAACATTCCTTGATCAATTAAATCCGAACTCTTTGGAAATTGCTCATGGCTATGTGGAGCGGAATATGAAAGAAGCACAATCGCAGGACAAGTTCCAATTTTTCCGTCATGGTTATTTCAGTGTAGATCCGAAGCTTTCCAAACCGGGTGAGCCTGTATTTAACCGTGTGGTATCATTGAAAAGCTCTTTCCAATTGCCTAAGCAATAA
- a CDS encoding LLM class flavin-dependent oxidoreductase, producing the protein MIKLSILDQSPVSEGMTHAQALQKTAELAIEAERLGYHRFWVSEHHAASNLAGSSPEVLISHLAARTSTIRVGSGGVMLPHYSAYKVAENFRVLEGLYPGRIDLGLGRAPGGMPIATRALQEGKMRGGVDLYPEQLDDLLAYLHDSTGNQHRFGSLQAMPLVETVPEMWLLGSSGDSAGLAAERGVGFAFAQFINGEGGTGAMKGYQESFQPSQHSEQPRSLVAVFAICADTEEEANRLASSMDLSLVLLEQGTRSAGTPSVEKALAYPYTPYDRMRIRENRKRMVVGSPEQVKRQLEQLCKNYNAQEIMVASIIHDFDAKMKSIRLMAEAFGLSSVQA; encoded by the coding sequence ATGATAAAACTCAGCATTCTTGACCAATCTCCGGTATCGGAAGGCATGACGCATGCACAGGCATTACAAAAGACTGCTGAGCTTGCTATAGAGGCGGAACGCCTGGGTTATCATCGCTTCTGGGTATCCGAGCATCATGCAGCCTCTAACCTTGCAGGCTCCAGCCCGGAGGTATTGATTTCACACCTGGCTGCCCGTACCTCTACCATTCGAGTGGGGTCGGGTGGTGTGATGCTGCCTCATTACAGCGCTTATAAAGTAGCGGAAAACTTCCGGGTACTGGAGGGATTGTATCCGGGACGCATTGATCTGGGTCTGGGGCGAGCGCCTGGAGGAATGCCGATTGCTACCAGAGCTTTGCAGGAGGGGAAAATGCGGGGCGGCGTTGATCTGTACCCCGAGCAGCTGGATGATCTGCTAGCCTATTTGCACGATAGCACAGGCAACCAGCATCGCTTCGGTTCGCTACAGGCGATGCCGCTCGTAGAGACCGTGCCGGAAATGTGGCTGCTTGGCTCCAGCGGCGATAGCGCAGGTCTGGCCGCCGAGCGTGGCGTAGGCTTTGCGTTCGCGCAGTTTATTAATGGTGAAGGCGGCACAGGTGCTATGAAGGGATATCAGGAAAGCTTCCAGCCTTCCCAGCATAGTGAGCAACCGCGTTCGCTTGTTGCCGTATTTGCGATCTGCGCGGATACCGAGGAGGAGGCCAATCGTTTGGCATCCAGCATGGACTTGTCCCTGGTGCTTTTAGAGCAGGGCACGCGTTCCGCAGGGACACCTTCTGTCGAAAAGGCGCTTGCGTATCCGTATACGCCATATGATCGGATGCGCATTCGTGAGAATCGCAAGCGTATGGTGGTCGGTTCACCCGAACAGGTGAAGCGTCAGCTTGAGCAATTATGCAAGAACTATAATGCACAGGAGATCATGGTTGCGAGCATCATTCACGACTTTGATGCCAAAATGAAATCAATACGCCTCATGGCTGAAGCATTTGGACTGTCCTCTGTACAGGCTTAA
- a CDS encoding MFS transporter has translation MKWLESYPKEVKVFLIASLINSAGSSLMWPLVSMYVFDELNRSMGDAGIAILVQSLGGIFGQVLGGALYHRIGAKKLIVGSLAMNALGLLSLPFTSGHWVAFVIMMGFIGFFNVVSVPAIQAFVGFRFADRRGELFNIIYVANNIGVALGTGLSGVLADLSYQLSFVMNGVTSAVFAGFFWSYLSRVDREEGEVQLSKSVMKREEIPARLLFRDTRLYLFVGLGSLFLWFGNSIWNTGVSPYIIEQGLPKTMYGLLWTLNGVLIFAAQPIIFWIKRLYAHHASAQMTWAGGFYLAAYIVILGTQNYTGMIFAMVLATLGEMLIAPAVPAFLSDHGGRGAPFYIGLVGGIGAAGRVMGPYIMGKLYDGGGLPPTLWLALGVAVLSILFFILHSWLNRFRHDLDNLDTTPS, from the coding sequence ATGAAATGGTTGGAGTCTTATCCGAAAGAAGTAAAAGTATTTCTCATTGCCAGCCTGATTAATTCCGCAGGAAGTTCCCTCATGTGGCCGCTCGTTAGCATGTATGTATTCGACGAACTAAACCGTAGTATGGGAGATGCGGGGATTGCGATTTTAGTGCAGTCTTTAGGCGGAATATTTGGTCAAGTGCTGGGCGGAGCCCTTTATCATCGTATTGGAGCCAAGAAACTGATTGTCGGCTCACTGGCCATGAATGCGTTGGGACTTCTCTCGCTTCCATTTACCAGTGGTCATTGGGTAGCTTTTGTCATCATGATGGGCTTTATCGGCTTTTTTAATGTGGTATCTGTGCCTGCGATTCAGGCCTTTGTAGGTTTTCGTTTTGCTGACCGACGTGGAGAGCTGTTTAATATCATTTATGTCGCGAACAATATTGGGGTGGCACTCGGAACGGGACTGAGCGGCGTTCTGGCCGACCTTTCCTATCAGCTCAGCTTTGTCATGAACGGAGTGACTTCTGCGGTATTTGCCGGATTCTTCTGGTCGTATCTAAGCAGAGTAGATCGGGAAGAGGGGGAAGTTCAGCTCAGCAAGTCTGTGATGAAAAGAGAAGAAATACCAGCTCGGTTGCTGTTTCGTGATACCAGGCTGTATCTCTTTGTGGGGTTAGGTTCACTTTTTTTGTGGTTCGGTAATTCGATCTGGAATACGGGAGTCTCTCCCTATATTATTGAGCAGGGCTTGCCTAAAACGATGTATGGGCTACTATGGACGTTGAATGGTGTTCTTATTTTTGCCGCACAACCTATTATTTTCTGGATCAAACGGCTGTACGCTCATCACGCTTCGGCGCAAATGACATGGGCTGGAGGATTTTATTTGGCAGCTTATATAGTCATACTGGGCACACAGAACTATACTGGGATGATATTCGCTATGGTACTGGCGACTCTAGGAGAAATGCTGATCGCACCTGCGGTTCCAGCATTCCTGTCTGATCATGGAGGTCGGGGTGCACCTTTTTACATTGGACTTGTAGGGGGCATTGGCGCAGCCGGACGGGTGATGGGACCTTATATTATGGGGAAGTTATATGATGGCGGTGGGTTACCGCCCACACTTTGGCTGGCATTAGGCGTAGCCGTATTATCCATTCTGTTTTTCATTCTGCATAGCTGGTTGAACCGTTTTCGGCATGATTTGGATAATTTGGATACTACTCCTTCTTAG
- a CDS encoding ABC transporter ATP-binding protein, which yields MFRLKTANLDIAYEDRLIVEDLNVEIPQGKITALVGANGSGKSTILKTMARIMNPKGGSVLLDGKSIHKQSTREVAKQLAILPQNPTAPEGLTVTELVSYGRFPYQKGFGSMKAEDRKMVEWAIQVTGMSEFHDRPIDQLSGGQRQRAWIAMALAQDTDILFLDEPTTFLDMAHQLEVLHLLEYLNTSAERTIVMVVHDLNHAARYAQHMIAIKKGKAKAVGAPTEVMTPDVLREVFGIEADIVTDPRTGVPLCLPYALAGQPAVSQAVKGMNVEEKQTVGSVAERRDARPQVAARG from the coding sequence ATGTTTCGTCTGAAAACGGCAAATCTGGATATTGCTTATGAGGATCGATTAATCGTAGAAGATCTGAACGTAGAAATACCGCAGGGAAAAATCACAGCATTGGTGGGGGCAAATGGCTCCGGTAAGTCAACCATTCTGAAAACGATGGCTCGCATCATGAATCCTAAAGGCGGTAGCGTTCTGCTGGATGGTAAATCCATTCATAAGCAATCCACCCGGGAGGTAGCGAAGCAGTTGGCTATTTTGCCGCAGAATCCGACTGCGCCGGAAGGGTTGACCGTGACGGAACTGGTATCTTACGGACGTTTCCCCTATCAAAAAGGTTTTGGTTCCATGAAAGCGGAAGATCGCAAAATGGTAGAGTGGGCCATCCAAGTAACGGGAATGAGCGAATTTCACGATCGTCCGATTGATCAGCTTTCTGGTGGTCAGCGTCAGCGTGCCTGGATTGCTATGGCGCTTGCGCAAGATACGGATATATTGTTTTTGGATGAGCCGACTACATTTTTGGATATGGCGCATCAACTGGAAGTGCTGCATCTGTTAGAGTATCTGAATACTTCGGCAGAACGCACCATTGTTATGGTCGTGCATGACTTGAACCATGCAGCCCGGTATGCTCAGCATATGATTGCGATCAAAAAAGGGAAAGCGAAGGCGGTAGGAGCCCCGACTGAGGTTATGACCCCCGATGTGCTGCGTGAGGTGTTCGGGATCGAGGCGGATATTGTTACTGATCCTCGTACAGGGGTACCACTCTGTCTTCCGTATGCTTTGGCTGGTCAGCCTGCGGTAAGCCAAGCAGTAAAGGGAATGAATGTAGAAGAGAAGCAAACGGTGGGTTCTGTTGCCGAGCGGCGTGATGCTAGACCACAAGTAGCAGCAAGAGGTTAG
- a CDS encoding molybdopterin-containing oxidoreductase family protein, whose translation MDHRNSAPLEATLQHNLHRGQRMTEQQNGIFPAVCPLDCPDTCGLLLHKENGKIVKVTGNPDHPITKGAICNKVRNMTERVYDPDRVLYPLKRVGAKGEGKFERISWEEAVDTITGRFKELIRTDGPESILPYSFYGNMGVLSVDGMDRRFFNALGSSQLDQTICSVAGNEGWASVMGFKGGTSPEDTEDAELIIVWGGNVISTNMHQVVLAEKARKKGAKVVVIDVHRNRTAQWADWFIPLYPGTDTALALGVMHVLFDQGLTDDEFLRRYTVGHEELREHVKTYTPERVSQITGVPKEDIIRLAEMYGKARAAYINIGNGLQHHDNGGMNVRAVTCLPALTGQWLKHGGGASRSNGAYAKINSAHLERPDLRQNPDARVINMNRIGEALLQKEQPIKALFVYCSNPVVVAPDSERVTEGFEREDLFTVVHDLFLTDTACYADIVLPAASSFEGTDLYKSYWHHYIQMQKPVIDPLGESKSNYELFSLLGQAMGFDEAAFTESEEDMIAGALDNPTNPYLNGVTLDALKKSPFVKLDMTPKATYLERLTTPSGKIELYSEKMKQAGLPALPSYVPLIEGYDGEHRPQADDRFPLMFVSPPNHNFLNSTFANLPKHQRLEREPLLQIHPEDAQARDIADGDPVTVWNDRGMYELKAKVTDLMLPGTVISQGLWWKGKGRRQRANALTSDRLSDMGQGATFFSTVVNVKRQ comes from the coding sequence ATGGATCATCGCAATAGCGCGCCTCTTGAGGCCACACTTCAACACAACTTACACAGAGGACAGCGGATGACGGAGCAGCAGAACGGTATTTTTCCGGCCGTATGCCCGTTGGATTGCCCGGATACGTGTGGGCTCCTGCTTCACAAGGAAAATGGAAAGATAGTCAAGGTGACTGGTAATCCGGATCATCCCATTACCAAAGGGGCTATATGCAACAAAGTCCGGAATATGACCGAGCGAGTATATGATCCGGATCGGGTGCTTTATCCGTTGAAGCGTGTAGGCGCCAAAGGGGAAGGGAAGTTTGAACGAATTAGCTGGGAGGAGGCGGTCGATACCATTACAGGTCGGTTCAAGGAGCTGATACGTACGGATGGACCGGAATCCATTCTCCCCTACAGCTTTTATGGCAATATGGGTGTATTGAGTGTGGATGGAATGGATCGTCGCTTTTTCAATGCGCTGGGTTCAAGCCAACTGGATCAGACGATTTGCAGTGTGGCTGGGAATGAAGGCTGGGCATCCGTTATGGGATTTAAGGGCGGCACAAGCCCGGAGGACACAGAGGATGCAGAGCTCATTATTGTATGGGGCGGAAACGTCATCAGCACCAACATGCATCAGGTCGTATTGGCTGAGAAAGCACGTAAAAAAGGTGCTAAGGTGGTCGTTATTGATGTCCATCGCAACCGGACGGCACAATGGGCGGATTGGTTCATTCCCTTATATCCGGGAACGGATACGGCGCTTGCGCTGGGGGTTATGCATGTGCTGTTTGATCAGGGGCTGACAGACGACGAATTTTTACGTCGCTATACCGTAGGTCACGAGGAACTGCGCGAGCATGTTAAGACCTATACACCAGAGCGGGTTTCGCAGATTACCGGCGTGCCGAAAGAGGATATTATCCGTTTGGCGGAAATGTACGGGAAGGCGCGAGCGGCCTATATCAATATCGGAAATGGGCTTCAGCATCATGATAATGGCGGTATGAACGTACGTGCAGTTACATGCTTGCCTGCACTCACTGGACAATGGTTGAAACACGGCGGGGGAGCGTCGCGCTCCAATGGTGCTTATGCCAAGATTAACAGCGCCCATCTGGAGCGTCCTGATCTGCGACAGAACCCGGATGCCCGGGTGATCAACATGAACCGGATTGGAGAGGCGCTGCTACAGAAGGAACAACCGATTAAGGCGTTATTTGTATATTGTAGTAACCCGGTAGTTGTAGCACCCGATTCGGAACGGGTGACGGAGGGATTTGAACGAGAGGATCTGTTTACGGTTGTTCATGACCTGTTCCTTACCGATACGGCCTGCTATGCAGATATTGTGCTGCCTGCTGCGTCTTCTTTTGAAGGAACAGACTTATACAAATCGTACTGGCACCACTATATCCAGATGCAGAAGCCTGTCATTGATCCGCTTGGGGAAAGCAAAAGCAATTATGAGCTATTTAGCCTGCTCGGACAGGCAATGGGCTTTGATGAAGCTGCCTTTACAGAAAGTGAAGAAGATATGATCGCAGGCGCGCTTGATAATCCAACGAACCCTTATCTCAATGGTGTAACCTTGGATGCCTTAAAAAAGTCGCCTTTTGTAAAGCTTGATATGACGCCAAAGGCTACTTATTTGGAGCGTCTAACTACGCCTTCAGGCAAGATTGAGTTGTATTCGGAAAAAATGAAACAAGCAGGTCTGCCCGCATTGCCCTCCTATGTACCGCTGATTGAAGGGTATGACGGAGAGCATCGGCCGCAAGCGGATGACCGTTTTCCATTGATGTTTGTTTCACCGCCAAACCATAATTTTTTGAATTCTACATTTGCTAATTTGCCCAAGCATCAGCGATTGGAGCGGGAGCCTTTGTTGCAAATTCACCCGGAGGATGCTCAGGCAAGAGACATCGCAGATGGTGATCCGGTTACCGTCTGGAATGACAGGGGAATGTATGAATTGAAAGCCAAGGTTACCGATCTGATGCTGCCCGGCACGGTGATTAGCCAAGGATTATGGTGGAAAGGCAAAGGACGCAGACAGCGTGCCAATGCGTTAACCTCTGACCGGCTGTCGGATATGGGGCAGGGGGCTACTTTTTTCTCAACGGTGGTGAATGTGAAGCGCCAATGA
- a CDS encoding GNAT family N-acetyltransferase has translation MFTSQSLTIRHSEMKDAPDLIALDELVWNERTAPASLSWKSRGEFLRNTPPGSQLVAIEQEVLCGYIGFRPPTLLASNCHVLEINIAVRPDYHRKGIGTALMNSMKEIAAAEGIRKLSLRVLSCNTEALMFYEKCGFAIEGRLHDEFYIAGQFVDDVLMAYFLK, from the coding sequence TTGTTTACAAGTCAATCTTTGACGATACGTCATTCGGAGATGAAGGATGCTCCTGATCTGATTGCGCTGGATGAACTGGTATGGAATGAACGCACGGCTCCTGCTTCGCTGTCATGGAAGTCGCGCGGAGAGTTTCTGCGCAACACGCCTCCAGGCTCTCAACTGGTCGCCATCGAACAGGAAGTGCTCTGCGGGTATATTGGATTTCGTCCTCCAACACTGTTGGCTAGTAATTGTCATGTACTCGAAATAAATATAGCTGTACGTCCAGACTATCATCGCAAAGGTATTGGGACGGCGCTCATGAACTCCATGAAGGAGATTGCAGCTGCGGAGGGCATACGCAAGTTAAGTTTGCGTGTACTCTCCTGTAACACGGAAGCCCTTATGTTTTATGAAAAGTGCGGTTTTGCAATTGAAGGGCGCCTGCATGACGAGTTTTATATCGCAGGCCAATTCGTGGATGATGTTCTAATGGCCTATTTCTTAAAATAG
- a CDS encoding formate/nitrite transporter family protein gives MASYKPGQIAEKTVETGVAKANNPWTVAVVLGFLAGAFIALGFLLDIRVIASAPKEWGSIATFIGAAVFPVGLVLVLIAGGELLTGNMMAVPLARWAGRIKTGAMLRNLAIITLSNFAGALFVAFFFGHVLGLTETGPYLDKVVDMAGHKLHESFLQSFISGIGCNWLVALAVWMAYSTDSIGGKIMGIWFPTMAFVAIGFQHVVANMFLIPAAIFAGHFSWAEYVMNFIPVWLGNLVGGSLFVAGAYWLAYLKKTQTNTHSVNESQITPSVASNPLSDHA, from the coding sequence ATGGCAAGCTATAAACCGGGGCAAATTGCCGAAAAGACGGTGGAAACAGGAGTGGCCAAGGCGAACAACCCGTGGACTGTGGCGGTAGTATTGGGATTTTTAGCAGGTGCATTTATTGCACTCGGGTTTTTGCTGGATATACGCGTTATTGCAAGTGCACCTAAAGAATGGGGGAGCATTGCTACCTTTATTGGAGCTGCGGTGTTCCCTGTAGGTCTGGTGTTAGTTTTGATCGCTGGTGGGGAATTGCTGACCGGTAATATGATGGCAGTGCCTTTGGCGAGATGGGCAGGACGAATTAAGACAGGAGCCATGCTTCGTAATTTGGCGATTATTACGCTCAGTAATTTTGCAGGTGCATTATTTGTTGCATTTTTCTTCGGTCATGTTCTGGGCTTGACCGAAACGGGTCCTTACCTGGATAAAGTGGTGGATATGGCAGGACATAAGCTGCATGAAAGCTTTTTGCAGTCTTTTATATCAGGTATAGGATGTAACTGGCTCGTAGCACTGGCTGTATGGATGGCTTATAGCACAGACTCCATCGGCGGCAAAATTATGGGAATTTGGTTCCCGACCATGGCCTTTGTTGCTATCGGATTTCAGCACGTTGTAGCCAATATGTTTCTCATTCCGGCGGCTATTTTTGCAGGTCATTTTTCGTGGGCAGAGTATGTTATGAATTTCATTCCGGTTTGGTTGGGGAATTTGGTAGGAGGCAGTCTGTTTGTGGCTGGAGCCTACTGGCTGGCCTATCTGAAAAAAACTCAAACCAACACACATTCCGTGAATGAATCTCAAATTACTCCTTCCGTTGCATCCAATCCGTTGAGTGATCATGCATAA
- a CDS encoding GNAT family N-acetyltransferase produces MFTYALDERTVLRPLTKEHVQPLFELIEMSRDRLRQWLPWVDSTTEISHTEQFVQGALKQAAENGSLTAGIWIDNELAGIISYHEINWAHRSVSIGYWLGHGYEGQGLMTSACRVFVEYALMELDLHRVEIRCATTNRRSRGIPERLGFVLEGIVREAELLPDGYMNHAVYGMLQNEWKQLR; encoded by the coding sequence ATGTTTACATATGCGTTGGACGAACGCACAGTCCTTCGGCCGCTCACCAAGGAGCATGTGCAGCCTCTGTTTGAGCTGATCGAAATGTCCCGTGACCGTCTGCGTCAATGGCTTCCATGGGTAGACTCCACCACGGAAATCAGCCATACAGAGCAGTTCGTGCAAGGCGCCTTGAAACAAGCCGCAGAGAACGGTAGCCTGACCGCTGGAATTTGGATAGACAACGAGCTCGCTGGCATCATCAGCTACCATGAGATCAATTGGGCCCACCGGTCGGTTAGCATCGGATACTGGCTTGGGCACGGTTACGAAGGACAGGGTCTCATGACCAGTGCCTGCCGCGTATTCGTCGAATATGCGTTGATGGAGTTGGACTTGCATCGGGTCGAAATCCGTTGTGCAACGACGAACCGCCGCAGCCGCGGTATTCCAGAACGCCTGGGCTTTGTGCTCGAAGGCATTGTACGCGAAGCAGAGTTGCTGCCAGATGGCTATATGAACCACGCAGTGTATGGTATGCTCCAGAATGAATGGAAGCAACTTCGATAA
- a CDS encoding FAD-dependent oxidoreductase, which yields MKVAVIGCTHAGTAAIVNTAKCYPDAEITVYERNDNISFLSCGIALYVGGVVKDPHGLFYSSPDQLADMGVVTKMLHEVTSVDTAGKTLHARNLQTGEEFTDTFDKLIVTTGSWPIIPKLEGIELDHILLCKNYNHSNEIIEKAQHVQNITVVGAGYIGVELVEAFQMNGKNVTLIDSADRILNKYLDHEFTDRIENSLREHGIKLVLGETVSRFEGTNGKVSKVVTSKGEYETELVILCIGFRPQTDLLKGQVDMLPNGAIIVDNYMQSSCPDVFAAGDSCAIRYNPTGKTAYIPLATNAVRMGTLVARNLVQPTIAYMGTQGTSGIKIYEDNIAGTGMTEAAATDEGMTVEAVTIEDSYRPEFMPTSEKVLLKVVYEQETRRIVGAQIMSKVDLTQSINTLSVAIQNHMTIDQLAFVDFFFQPHYNKPWNFLNAAGLQALPTISERNPVTV from the coding sequence ATGAAAGTAGCAGTTATCGGATGTACACACGCAGGTACAGCAGCCATAGTCAACACAGCTAAATGTTATCCAGATGCCGAAATTACGGTTTATGAGCGTAATGACAATATTTCATTTTTATCTTGTGGTATTGCACTGTACGTAGGTGGTGTCGTCAAAGATCCGCACGGATTGTTTTATTCGTCCCCAGATCAACTGGCTGATATGGGTGTAGTGACCAAGATGCTTCATGAGGTAACGAGTGTGGATACAGCCGGCAAAACGCTGCATGCACGTAATCTCCAAACAGGTGAGGAATTTACGGACACATTTGATAAATTGATTGTGACTACTGGATCGTGGCCAATTATTCCGAAGCTGGAAGGCATTGAACTTGATCATATTTTGCTCTGCAAAAACTATAATCATTCGAATGAAATCATTGAGAAAGCCCAGCACGTACAGAACATTACAGTCGTCGGAGCTGGATACATTGGTGTTGAACTGGTAGAAGCTTTTCAAATGAACGGTAAGAACGTAACGCTGATCGACAGTGCTGATCGTATATTGAATAAGTATTTAGACCATGAGTTTACAGACCGGATTGAGAATTCCCTGAGAGAACATGGCATTAAGCTGGTACTTGGCGAGACAGTAAGTCGTTTTGAGGGGACTAACGGTAAAGTAAGTAAGGTCGTGACCTCTAAAGGAGAGTATGAAACAGAGCTTGTTATACTCTGTATCGGTTTCCGACCTCAAACGGATCTGCTCAAAGGTCAGGTAGATATGTTGCCTAACGGTGCGATCATTGTGGACAATTATATGCAAAGTAGCTGCCCGGATGTGTTTGCAGCAGGCGACAGTTGTGCAATTCGTTATAATCCGACTGGCAAAACAGCGTATATCCCATTGGCGACGAATGCGGTTCGAATGGGGACGCTGGTGGCACGCAATCTGGTACAGCCGACCATTGCCTACATGGGAACACAAGGAACCTCGGGTATCAAAATTTACGAAGATAATATTGCGGGAACAGGAATGACAGAAGCCGCAGCAACCGACGAGGGGATGACTGTAGAAGCTGTAACCATTGAAGATAGCTACCGTCCTGAGTTTATGCCAACCTCTGAAAAGGTATTGCTGAAGGTTGTATATGAGCAGGAGACACGGAGAATTGTTGGGGCACAAATTATGTCGAAGGTCGATTTGACGCAATCCATTAACACGCTGTCTGTAGCCATTCAAAATCATATGACCATTGACCAGTTGGCTTTTGTCGATTTCTTCTTCCAGCCGCACTATAACAAGCCTTGGAATTTCCTGAACGCGGCAGGTTTGCAAGCATTGCCTACAATATCCGAACGGAACCCAGTTACTGTATAA
- a CDS encoding glutathione peroxidase, with protein MSVYSYNAVTPANQEVSLETYTGKVLVIVNTASKCGLTPQYGDLQKLYDEYKDRGLVVLGFPCNQFGGQEPGSSEEAAEFCQLNYGVNFPVFAKVDVNGPDTAALFEYLKKQQPGEQEDGTIQWNFTKFIVNREGVPVGRFEPKESPEAMKAAIEQLL; from the coding sequence ATGTCTGTCTATTCATATAATGCTGTAACACCAGCCAATCAGGAGGTTTCTCTGGAAACTTACACAGGTAAAGTGCTGGTTATTGTGAATACCGCCAGTAAGTGCGGACTTACCCCGCAATATGGGGATTTGCAGAAGCTTTATGACGAATATAAGGATCGAGGGCTCGTTGTTTTAGGCTTCCCTTGCAACCAATTTGGCGGTCAGGAGCCGGGCAGCAGCGAGGAAGCGGCTGAATTTTGCCAATTGAATTACGGGGTTAATTTCCCGGTATTCGCCAAAGTGGATGTGAACGGACCGGATACAGCAGCTCTGTTTGAATATTTGAAGAAGCAGCAGCCTGGAGAACAGGAAGATGGTACAATTCAGTGGAATTTTACGAAATTCATTGTGAATCGTGAAGGTGTGCCTGTGGGGCGTTTTGAGCCTAAGGAGTCACCGGAAGCGATGAAAGCTGCCATTGAGCAGTTGTTATAA